A region from the Triplophysa rosa linkage group LG4, Trosa_1v2, whole genome shotgun sequence genome encodes:
- the ndfip2 gene encoding NEDD4 family-interacting protein 2, whose translation MNMDQAASRYRMLHNEDDPSEGSASAEPSTSSQAPEEGVSNPEAPPPPYASVALGATAAPESVFSGDFPVPPPYSVATSLPTYDEAEKAKAAAMAASAVEVIPRDEDFPVRDDFSDADQLRVGNDGIFMLAFFMAFLFNWIGFCLSFCLTNTIAGRYGAICGFGLSLIKWILIVRFSDYFTGYFNGQYWLWWIFLVLGLLLFFRGFVNYLKVRNMSENTVSSLRTRFFLLY comes from the exons ATGAACATGGATCAGGCGGCGAGCCGCTACCGAATG CTGCACAATGAGGACGATCCCTCTGAAGGGTCCGCCAGCGCCGAGCCGTCCACCTCCTCCCAGGCTCCCGAGGAAGGCGTTAGTAACCCGGAAGCCCCGCCTCCACCTTACGCCAGCGTGGCCCTGGGAGCAACAGCCGCACCAG AAAGCGTGTTTTCAGGGGACTTTCCCGTGCCTCCACCTTACAGCGTCGCCACGTCGCTGCCCACGTATGACGAGGCGGAGAAAGCTAAGGCGGCGGCCATGGCTGCATCAGCCGTTGAGGTCATTCCACGA GATGAGGATTTTCCGGTTCGGGATGACTTCAGTGATGCTGACCAGCTGAGGGTCGGGAATGATGGCATCTTTATGCTGGCCTTCTTTA TGGCGTTCCTCTTCAACTGGATCGGGTTTTGCTTGTCGTTCTGTTTGACCAACACCATCGCGGGCCGATACGGTGCTATCTGTGGCTTTGGTCTCTCGCTGATCAAATGGATTCTTATTGTTCGG TTCTCAGATTATTTCACTGGATACTTCAATGGGCAGTACTGGCTCTGGTGGATCTTCCTTGTTTTGG GTCTGCTGCTGTTCTTCAGAGGGTTCGTCAACTACCTGAAGGTGCGTAACATGTCGGAAAACACGGTGTCTTCACTTCGAACCCGCTTCTTCCTCCTGTACTAG